The following is a genomic window from bacterium.
CGCGAGCGATCGGGCGCGCGTCGAGCGCCTCGCCGCTTTCCTCCACCAGCAGCTCGAGCCCCATCGCGGCGCGCCGACCCCCCGGATGGCGCGGTTGAACGGCCTCGAGCAGTACCGCGAGGCGCTCGCTGGCCGCTCCGAGGTCTACTGTGCGAATCACGCCGAGATCTTCGCGTTCATGGCGAACGTCGCCGGCTTGCCGACCCGTCTGGTCGACGTTACCGGTGAGCTGGGGGACGTGGCCGTCGGCGCGCACTCGTTCGTGGAGACCTTCGTGGCCGAGGAGGAGCGATGGATCTACGTCGACCTCCAACTCGGGGTCGCGGGGGTGCGGGCGGCCGACGAGCACATGCTCGCGGCCGACGAGCTGCTCGACCGGATCCGGCGGCGCGCGACCGCGGATCTCACCCTTCGGCGCATTGCCGCGGGAGAGGTCGAGGACGTGCCCTGGGCGCGTCGCGCGGGCGCGATGGAGACGTTTCTCAACCCCGCCGCGTCGCTGGTCTACTTGAGGGCTTCGCTCGATCGCTTCGCGCCGCTCGAGCGTCTCTGGCGGCTGGTCGTCCGGCCGCAGCCGGCGATCTGCGAAGGGGCGGTACCCGATCGGACCGCGCTTCGACTCTGGGTGACCTGGCTGTCGGTGGCCGGCTTTGCGCTCTGGGGCGGAGCCCGCCTGCGACACGCGATCCGCGGCACGCGATCGGATGCTGGCGAAGGAGAGGGGAGGCCTGCCTCGTGAAGATTCTCGCGGTCGCGAGCGGCGGCGGTCACTGGATCGAGCTGCTGCGCCTTCGGCCCGCCTTCGGCGACCACAGCGTCCACTACGTGACGGTGCAGGAAGAGTATCGCGAAGACGTGCGCGGCTCGGGCTTCAGCGTGGTGCGCGACGCGACGCAGTGGCAGCGCGTGGCCCTCGTGATCCAGGCGCTCCAGATCGTGTGGGTCGTCCTGCGCGTTCGTCCCGACGTCGTGATCTCCACCGGCGCCGCGCCGGGATTCTTCGCCCTGCGACTCGGTCGTCTCCTGGGCGCGCGCACGATCTGGCTCGATAGTCTGGCGAACGTCGACGTGCTCTCCCGCTCGGGCCAGATGGCCGGGGCGCACGCGGACCTCTGGCTGACGCAATGGCCCGAACTGGCCGCCGAGTCGGGACCGGTCTACCACGGAAAGGTCATATGATCTTCGTCACCGTCGGCCACCAGATGCCGTTCGATCGGATGCTGCAACTGATCGATCGCTGGAGCATCGATCACGGGCGGGACGATCTCTTCGCGCAGGTGGGCGAGTCCACGTTTCGCTCGGCCCAGTTCGAGTGTCGACCCTGGCTGTCCCCCGACGAGTACCGGGAGCGACTCGAGGGCGCGAGTGCGATCATCTCCCATGCCGGCACCGGCACGATCATCCAGGGACTGTTGCTCGGTAAACCCATGCTCGTGCTGCCCCGACTCGCGAAGAACGACGAGACGCGAAACGACCACCAGGTCGGCACGGCGCGCTACTTCGAGTCGCGAGGGCTGCTGATGGCGGCGTACGACGACGTTGGTTTCGCCGCGGCGCTCGAGGACTTCGAGTCGTTCCGTCCTCGGGAGGAGCTCGGCGACTACGCGTCGGACAGTCTGATCGAGAAGATCTCCAGCTTCATCTCGGCCGAGCCGCGTCCGAAAGACTAGAGCGCGCCGCGACTGCGGCGCGCTGTTGAGGGAGTGAGTATGTCGGAAGAAGGGGACGCGCCGGAGGCGGGTGCGCTCGAGATCGAGGACATTCTGGATCGGCTTCGATGCCCGAAGACCGGAACGGCGCTCCGACGAGACGGCGACTTCCTTCGCAGCGCCGGAGGGGCCTCCGGAGACGCGGCGTCCTATCCGATCGTCGATGGGGTGCCGGATCTCCGTACGCCACCGGAGCGATTGACCGTCGATCTGCCCTGGTACGAGCCGTGGGCCGACCTCGAGACGCTGAGCCTCGAGCCGCCGCCCGCGCACTCGGCGCCGGATCTTCCTTATCACCTGGACGCGCAGCTGGCTTCGGTGCCGGGAGACGAAGGCGATGGCCGCTGGATCCTCGAGGTCGGCTGTGGGCAGCGTCAATGCGAGGCCTACTTCGCGCGGCGGGGCTTCAACTACGTCGGAACCGACGTCGACCATCGCGGTCGCGGGCCGCATCTCCTGTCGGACGCACACAATCTGCCCTTCGATTCCGGCTCCTTCGATCTCTACACGTCGATGGCGGTCTACGAACACCTCGTCTCGCCGCTCCAGGCGGCGCTCGAAGCCCATCGCATCCTTCGACCGGGTGGTGTCTTCTTCGGCACGGCGGCGTTCGTCTACGGGTTTCACGACCTCGCGAGCTTCCACCACATGACCCATGGCGGCTTGCTCTGGACGTTCCACATGGCGGGCTTCGAGGTCGAGCGGATCTGGCCCGACTGGCTCTACACCGAGTCGATCCCCGAGATGGCCTTCGGAGAGGGGCCGGGGACGCCGTGGCGGATGACCGCAAGTGCGCTGCTCCGGGTCCTCGACTGGACCTTCGTGACCGCTTCGCGCGCGATGCGGCCGCTGGCGGGGAAGCCGCCGCTGGACCTCGCCGCGCGTCGTGCGGAGCGGGCGGGCTCGCTGTCGTTCATCGCACGCAAGCGAGTCGACTGAGCCGCGCGCGGTCGCCGACGCCCCCCGCTTGCGAGGCGCCGACTAGTCTTCGCGCGTGAGGCGCCGCCGCCAGCGCTCGAACCAGACCATCGCGCCGACGCCGAAGGCCTGGAGCGACCAGGCCGAGGGCTCGGGGACCGGGAACTCCTGGCGCACGATCGTCTTGTCCGCGTCGGGGACGACGACGTCGAGCACCGGCGAGTAGGTGAAGGCTTCGATCTCGTCGGGCTGCCCCGGCTCGAAGTAGAAGCGGATCAGCGTGAGGTAGGCGCCGCCCGGAGACGGCGTGCGCGACCAGTCGCTCACCGTCCGCAGGATCTTCTGTCCCTCGAACTCGTCGATGAACTTCATGTCCTGGACGATGTGGCCCTGTGCGCCGAGGAAGAGCTGGGGGGCGACGGTGGGCGCCTCGCGCACGATCTCGTGGTAGACCTGCGAGTACTGCATCATGTCGTGGATCAGCAGGATGCCCGGCACGTTCGGGTACTGCCCGAAGACGTCGATCGCCCAGTCGATCTGCTGCTGGCTCGTGCCGAAGCCGCCCTCGTAGGACGGCCCCACGACGAGCACCGGCCGATCGCCGATGCGGAAGCGCCAGGCGTGGCCATCCTGGTTCTCGTGCGGGTAGGTCTCGAGGTGCTCGTAGTAGCGGTCGGAACCGGCGAACGCCGTCTCGAGCGCCTCCATGTTCGCTTCGCTGTAGTAGTAGTTGAAGCCCCGGACATCGAGCTCGGTAGAGGGGTCGACCCCCACGTTGTCGTGGTTGCCGCGCACGATCGCCGTC
Proteins encoded in this region:
- a CDS encoding UDP-N-acetylglucosamine transferase subunit ALG14, which encodes MKILAVASGGGHWIELLRLRPAFGDHSVHYVTVQEEYREDVRGSGFSVVRDATQWQRVALVIQALQIVWVVLRVRPDVVISTGAAPGFFALRLGRLLGARTIWLDSLANVDVLSRSGQMAGAHADLWLTQWPELAAESGPVYHGKVI
- a CDS encoding glucuronosyltransferase; the protein is MIFVTVGHQMPFDRMLQLIDRWSIDHGRDDLFAQVGESTFRSAQFECRPWLSPDEYRERLEGASAIISHAGTGTIIQGLLLGKPMLVLPRLAKNDETRNDHQVGTARYFESRGLLMAAYDDVGFAAALEDFESFRPREELGDYASDSLIEKISSFISAEPRPKD
- a CDS encoding class I SAM-dependent methyltransferase gives rise to the protein MSEEGDAPEAGALEIEDILDRLRCPKTGTALRRDGDFLRSAGGASGDAASYPIVDGVPDLRTPPERLTVDLPWYEPWADLETLSLEPPPAHSAPDLPYHLDAQLASVPGDEGDGRWILEVGCGQRQCEAYFARRGFNYVGTDVDHRGRGPHLLSDAHNLPFDSGSFDLYTSMAVYEHLVSPLQAALEAHRILRPGGVFFGTAAFVYGFHDLASFHHMTHGGLLWTFHMAGFEVERIWPDWLYTESIPEMAFGEGPGTPWRMTASALLRVLDWTFVTASRAMRPLAGKPPLDLAARRAERAGSLSFIARKRVD
- a CDS encoding metallophosphoesterase gives rise to the protein MDRRAIAWCALAASLVVMGLAPESARAQADYRTVVIFGDTQTAINGDPDQYSDFSAMVNWVIANKHTENIDLVMHVGDIVNLGSFLPVPPSCSGQPAVSMGYCLSQPICSPAPAGCYAAPAGGGGTDCISCSFPTTYTPPEWERFVDQWSRFDPDPAVGWLGIPTAIVRGNHDNVGVDPSTELDVRGFNYYYSEANMEALETAFAGSDRYYEHLETYPHENQDGHAWRFRIGDRPVLVVGPSYEGGFGTSQQQIDWAIDVFGQYPNVPGILLIHDMMQYSQVYHEIVREAPTVAPQLFLGAQGHIVQDMKFIDEFEGQKILRTVSDWSRTPSPGGAYLTLIRFYFEPGQPDEIEAFTYSPVLDVVVPDADKTIVRQEFPVPEPSAWSLQAFGVGAMVWFERWRRRLTRED